One Anaerolineales bacterium DNA segment encodes these proteins:
- the minD gene encoding septum site-determining protein MinD — protein sequence MTAKVLTITSGKGGVGKTTATANIGVALASLGQKVVCIDSDIGLRNLDVVMGLENRIVYDLVDVIEGRARLRQAMIKDKRLPELYLIPAAQTRDKTSVSPSDMVRLCDELRPEMDWVLIDSPAGIERGFRNAIAATDTALIVTNPEVSAVRDADRIIGLLEAEEKGPGKLIINRIKPELVERGDMLDTADVLEILAVELIGMIPEDETVLIATNRGNPAALDPKSKAGQAFRDIAQRLMGEQVPFPPLDGAETLRKRLSKLLHGAGAS from the coding sequence ATGACGGCCAAGGTACTCACCATCACCTCGGGAAAGGGCGGCGTGGGCAAGACCACCGCCACCGCCAACATCGGAGTTGCGCTGGCCTCGCTCGGCCAGAAAGTGGTGTGCATCGACAGCGACATCGGCCTGCGCAACCTTGACGTCGTCATGGGGCTGGAGAACCGGATCGTCTACGATCTGGTGGACGTGATCGAAGGGCGCGCCCGCCTGCGGCAGGCGATGATCAAAGACAAGCGCCTCCCCGAACTGTACCTGATCCCGGCCGCGCAGACGCGCGACAAAACCTCGGTCTCCCCCAGCGACATGGTCCGGCTGTGCGACGAATTGCGGCCGGAGATGGATTGGGTGCTGATCGACAGCCCGGCCGGGATCGAACGCGGATTCCGCAACGCGATCGCGGCCACCGACACCGCGCTGATCGTCACCAACCCGGAGGTCTCAGCGGTGCGCGACGCCGACCGGATCATCGGTCTGCTGGAAGCCGAGGAAAAGGGGCCGGGAAAGCTGATCATCAACCGGATCAAACCGGAGCTGGTGGAACGGGGCGACATGCTCGACACCGCGGACGTCTTGGAGATCCTGGCCGTCGAGTTGATCGGCATGATTCCCGAGGACGAGACGGTGCTGATCGCGACCAACCGCGGAAATCCGGCCGCGCTTGATCCGAAGAGCAAAGCCGGTCAGGCGTTCCGCGACATCGCCCAACGGCTGATGGGCGAGCAGGTCCCCTTCCCGCCGCTCGACGGCGCGGAGACCCTGCGCAAACGGCTCTCCAAGCTGCTCCACGGGGCAGGTGCATCATGA
- the minE gene encoding cell division topological specificity factor MinE yields the protein MSGLFDRFTGRGERSSAKAAKERLIVVLNHDRSDIGPGMLEKIKNDIIRVLSEHIDLDPDSVQVSLLSEGREQHLKADIPLPVSARRKRVG from the coding sequence ATGAGCGGCCTGTTCGACCGGTTCACCGGGCGCGGCGAACGCTCCAGCGCGAAGGCGGCCAAGGAGCGGCTGATCGTCGTCCTCAATCACGATCGGAGCGACATCGGGCCGGGGATGCTTGAAAAAATCAAGAACGACATCATCCGCGTGCTCTCCGAGCACATCGACCTGGATCCCGATTCGGTCCAGGTCAGCCTGTTGTCCGAGGGGCGGGAACAACACCTCAAGGCCGACATCCCCCTCCCGGTTTCCGCGCGGCGCAAACGGGTGGGCTGA
- a CDS encoding rod shape-determining protein RodA, whose translation MFDWRRWRHFDFYLLGGAALLVLFGIVEIRSAVADNASLADSAQRQATFAAIGLVILLGATLIDYHFWRSVSRLLFLGILLLLFYVELTGTESFGATRWIRVGGITIQPSEVAKISLIIILADDIARNEERLQTWSGLLRTLVLAAIPAVVILREPDLSTAILTMVLWAAMAFAAGMPPRFIAVLGVAALILPFLALAFNLMEPYQLQRLALFIKPDADPENAYNIEQSKIAIGSGGLFGQGYAVSSQVQLRFLKVRHTDFIFSVISSEYGLVGNLALFVVLGFVVYRCLLAARRARDTYGALIGYGVATLIFYQAAFNIGMNLNLLPVAGLPLPFISSGGSSLWSVLLGIGLVESTILYRKDIEF comes from the coding sequence ATGTTCGACTGGCGGCGCTGGCGCCATTTCGACTTCTACCTCCTGGGCGGGGCGGCGCTCCTGGTATTGTTCGGAATCGTCGAGATCCGCTCGGCGGTGGCCGACAACGCCTCCCTCGCCGACAGCGCCCAACGCCAGGCGACCTTCGCGGCCATCGGACTGGTGATCCTGCTAGGGGCGACCCTGATTGACTACCATTTTTGGCGCAGCGTCTCGCGGCTGCTGTTCCTGGGAATCCTCCTGCTGTTGTTCTACGTCGAACTGACCGGCACCGAATCCTTCGGCGCGACGCGCTGGATCCGGGTCGGCGGGATCACGATCCAGCCTTCGGAAGTGGCGAAAATATCGCTGATCATCATCCTGGCCGACGACATCGCCCGCAACGAGGAGCGGTTGCAGACCTGGTCCGGCCTGCTGCGCACGCTGGTCCTGGCCGCCATTCCGGCGGTGGTGATTTTGCGCGAGCCGGACCTCTCGACGGCGATTCTGACGATGGTCTTATGGGCGGCGATGGCCTTCGCCGCGGGGATGCCGCCGCGCTTCATCGCCGTCCTCGGCGTAGCGGCCCTGATCCTGCCCTTCCTGGCGCTGGCCTTCAACCTGATGGAGCCCTACCAATTGCAGCGTCTGGCCTTGTTCATCAAACCGGACGCGGACCCCGAAAACGCCTACAACATCGAACAATCCAAGATCGCCATCGGGTCCGGCGGCCTGTTCGGCCAGGGGTACGCGGTGAGCAGCCAAGTCCAACTGCGGTTTCTCAAGGTGCGGCACACCGATTTCATCTTTTCGGTGATTTCCAGCGAATACGGATTGGTCGGCAACCTGGCGCTCTTCGTCGTGCTGGGGTTCGTGGTCTACCGCTGCCTGCTGGCGGCGCGGCGGGCGCGGGATACGTACGGCGCGCTGATCGGATACGGCGTGGCGACGCTGATCTTTTACCAGGCCGCCTTCAACATCGGGATGAATCTCAACCTGCTGCCCGTGGCCGGATTGCCCCTGCCCTTCATCAGTTCCGGCGGCAGCTCGCTGTGGTCGGTCCTGCTCGGAATCGGCCTGGTGGAAAGCACGATACTCTACCGGAAGGATATTGAATTCTGA
- a CDS encoding glutamate--tRNA ligase has protein sequence MIPPVTVRFAPSPTGRLHIGSARTALYNYLLARKVGGRFILRIEDTDRKRFVAGAEEEIIEGLRWLGLNWDEGPDVGGPCAPYRQSDAKQIYLDHARQLVENGRAYPCFCTPERIARLREQQRARKEQPLYDGACRRLDPEEAAKRVAAGEPHVIRFKTPKEGATTVADALRGEITVENKTLDDFILVKSDTLALYHLAAMVDDHRMAVSHVIRGSEWLSTLPLHALVVRAFGWREPVWCHLSVFLKPSGKGKMSKRDSAQAMTEGYSIFVRDLKEMGYIPEGVLNWIALMGASFDEAEDVFTLKEMVKRFDFRHLNPSPAAINFEKADHFNGTHIRRLAIEDLATRLKPVFEKAGFTVDDAELPKVAAVLQVRIVTLDDATAMGGFFFREDVSPDPQELIGKGLTPAQSADALRAAREVLAARPGFDPAAAEEELRALAGKLGQKPGMLFGMMRAAITGQAVSPPLFSSMEIVGREVFLARMEKAEATLRKM, from the coding sequence ATGATTCCGCCCGTCACCGTCCGCTTCGCGCCCTCCCCCACCGGCCGCCTGCACATCGGCAGCGCCCGCACGGCGCTCTACAACTACCTTTTGGCGCGCAAAGTCGGCGGCCGCTTCATTTTGCGGATCGAGGACACTGACCGCAAACGCTTCGTCGCCGGCGCGGAGGAGGAGATCATCGAAGGCCTGCGCTGGCTGGGGCTGAATTGGGACGAGGGCCCCGACGTCGGCGGGCCGTGCGCGCCTTACCGCCAATCCGACGCCAAGCAGATCTACCTGGACCACGCCCGCCAATTGGTCGAGAACGGCCGGGCCTATCCCTGCTTCTGCACCCCCGAGCGGATCGCCCGGCTGCGCGAGCAGCAACGGGCGCGGAAGGAACAGCCCCTCTACGACGGCGCCTGCCGCCGTCTGGATCCGGAGGAAGCCGCCAAGCGCGTCGCCGCCGGAGAACCTCACGTAATCCGCTTCAAGACCCCCAAGGAGGGCGCGACCACCGTCGCCGACGCGCTGCGGGGCGAGATCACGGTCGAAAATAAAACCCTCGACGATTTCATCCTGGTTAAATCCGACACCCTGGCGCTGTACCACCTGGCGGCGATGGTCGACGACCACCGCATGGCCGTTTCGCACGTCATTCGCGGTTCGGAATGGCTTTCCACCCTGCCCCTGCACGCGCTGGTGGTGCGCGCCTTCGGCTGGCGGGAGCCGGTTTGGTGCCACCTTTCAGTCTTCCTCAAACCTTCCGGCAAGGGCAAGATGAGCAAGCGCGACAGCGCCCAGGCGATGACCGAAGGCTACAGCATCTTCGTCCGCGACCTGAAGGAGATGGGCTACATCCCGGAGGGCGTGCTGAACTGGATCGCGCTGATGGGCGCCTCGTTCGACGAGGCCGAGGACGTCTTCACATTGAAGGAGATGGTCAAACGGTTCGACTTCCGGCACCTCAATCCCTCACCGGCGGCGATCAACTTCGAGAAGGCGGACCACTTCAACGGCACCCACATCCGTCGGCTGGCGATCGAGGATCTTGCCACGCGGCTCAAGCCGGTGTTCGAGAAGGCCGGCTTCACCGTCGACGACGCGGAACTGCCCAAGGTGGCCGCCGTCCTGCAGGTGCGGATCGTCACCCTCGACGACGCTACCGCCATGGGCGGCTTTTTTTTCCGCGAGGATGTTTCGCCCGACCCGCAGGAACTCATCGGCAAGGGGTTGACCCCGGCGCAATCGGCGGATGCGTTGCGCGCCGCGCGCGAAGTGCTTGCGGCGAGGCCCGGGTTCGATCCGGCCGCGGCGGAGGAGGAATTGCGGGCGCTGGCCGGGAAGCTCGGGCAGAAGCCGGGCATGCTGTTTGGGATGATGCGCGCGGCGATCACCGGCCAGGCGGTCAGCCCGCCGCTCTTTTCCAGCATGGAGATCGTCGGACGCGAGGTTTTCCTGGCCCGGATGGAGAAGGCGGAAGCGACGCTAAGGAAAATGTGA
- the radC gene encoding DNA repair protein RadC has product MDQLTTTNLIRDLPAEERPRERMAASGPQALSTAELIAILLRTGGRGHSALQSAQSLLQKTGGILGLRRAHHSDLCAVPSIGPSKASLILAAVELGRRIAVSEAEEAPTVSSPAAAAALLQYEMAGLEQEHLRTILLDARNRLIRVHEVYRGSLTTSLIRTGEVFREAIRANAAGMIVAHNHPSGDPSPSPEDLAVTRNLIEAGRLLDIPVLDHIVIGRGRFVSMREQGLGFGKA; this is encoded by the coding sequence ATGGACCAATTGACGACAACCAACCTCATCCGGGACCTGCCCGCCGAGGAGCGGCCGCGGGAACGCATGGCGGCCAGCGGGCCGCAAGCGCTGTCCACTGCCGAACTGATTGCTATCCTCCTGCGGACCGGCGGGCGCGGACACAGCGCCTTGCAGTCCGCGCAATCGCTGCTGCAGAAAACCGGAGGCATTCTCGGACTGCGAAGGGCGCACCATTCCGATCTGTGCGCGGTTCCCTCGATCGGTCCTTCGAAGGCGTCGCTGATTCTCGCCGCGGTCGAACTCGGGCGGCGGATCGCGGTATCCGAGGCTGAAGAGGCGCCGACCGTTTCCTCGCCCGCCGCGGCGGCCGCCCTGCTGCAATACGAGATGGCCGGGTTGGAGCAGGAACACCTGCGAACGATCCTGCTCGACGCGCGCAACCGCCTGATCCGCGTGCACGAGGTCTACCGCGGTTCGCTGACCACCTCGCTGATCCGCACCGGCGAGGTGTTCCGCGAAGCGATCCGCGCGAACGCGGCGGGGATGATCGTGGCCCACAACCACCCCAGCGGCGATCCGTCGCCGAGCCCGGAGGATCTGGCGGTGACGCGGAATCTCATCGAAGCGGGGCGCCTGCTCGACATCCCGGTGCTGGACCACATCGTCATCGGCCGCGGGCGGTTCGTCTCGATGCGCGAACAGGGGCTGGGATTCGGGAAAGCGTAA
- a CDS encoding acylphosphatase: MNEKERLHAQVYGEVQGVGFRAFVVRRAMTCGVTGWVRNRWDGSVELTAEGPRPALESLMADVRQGPSASVVERVEAEWGPATGEFRIFGVR; encoded by the coding sequence ATGAACGAAAAGGAGCGCCTGCATGCGCAAGTGTACGGCGAAGTGCAGGGAGTCGGGTTTCGGGCGTTCGTCGTCCGTCGCGCCATGACCTGCGGAGTGACCGGCTGGGTGCGCAACCGCTGGGATGGTAGCGTGGAGTTGACGGCCGAGGGCCCGCGCCCGGCGCTGGAATCCTTGATGGCGGACGTCCGGCAAGGGCCCTCCGCCTCGGTGGTGGAGCGGGTGGAGGCGGAGTGGGGGCCGGCGACGGGGGAGTTTCGAATCTTCGGCGTGCGGTGA
- a CDS encoding HEAT repeat domain-containing protein yields MSEHKLFDAAMVILEGMTGDSRTAKSKPKGESRACFPLDWLTDLGREQAAAFARCWRRLPIDARRDLIGRMEEEARKNFELDFLAVARIALDDPDPEVRVHAIRAFWECGDLKLVDRFLQFIEKDPQAVVRAGAAAALGAFVERSELEEIPALIGERITARLIAVIRGSDELEVRRCAVESVGYSSNPQVRAILENAHAHAEERMRASALTAMGRSADPSFADIVAAELRSPSPVLRAEAARAAGLLDLKRSVPQLIELLEDVDPAVRGCAVDSLGEIGGEKARTALEKMQKEAAGAEWDRIEAALENAEFQDSLGALPLLDLDGGEEEEDDQEDEDDGEGE; encoded by the coding sequence ATGTCGGAGCACAAGCTGTTCGATGCGGCGATGGTCATCCTCGAGGGGATGACCGGCGATTCCCGGACCGCGAAAAGCAAGCCGAAGGGGGAATCCCGGGCGTGCTTCCCGCTCGACTGGCTCACCGACCTCGGCCGGGAGCAGGCCGCGGCTTTCGCGCGCTGCTGGCGGCGGTTGCCGATCGACGCCCGCCGTGATCTGATTGGCCGGATGGAGGAAGAGGCGCGCAAGAATTTCGAATTGGATTTTCTGGCCGTCGCCCGCATCGCCCTGGACGATCCGGATCCTGAAGTGCGGGTGCACGCCATCCGCGCCTTTTGGGAGTGCGGCGATCTCAAGTTGGTCGACCGTTTCCTGCAGTTTATTGAGAAGGATCCGCAAGCGGTGGTCCGAGCCGGGGCGGCCGCGGCGCTGGGCGCCTTTGTCGAGCGCTCCGAGCTTGAAGAGATCCCCGCGTTAATCGGAGAACGGATCACCGCTCGGCTGATCGCGGTGATCCGCGGATCGGACGAACTGGAAGTCCGCCGCTGCGCGGTCGAATCGGTCGGGTATTCCTCGAATCCACAGGTGCGGGCGATCCTCGAGAACGCGCACGCGCACGCCGAGGAACGGATGCGCGCCAGCGCGCTGACGGCCATGGGCCGCTCGGCGGATCCTTCCTTCGCCGATATCGTCGCCGCGGAGCTGCGCAGTCCTTCGCCCGTCCTGCGGGCGGAGGCGGCGCGCGCCGCCGGCTTGCTGGACCTGAAGCGCTCCGTACCTCAGCTGATCGAACTGCTCGAGGATGTCGACCCCGCCGTGCGCGGGTGCGCCGTCGACTCGCTCGGGGAAATCGGAGGCGAAAAAGCCCGCACCGCTCTGGAAAAGATGCAGAAGGAAGCGGCCGGCGCCGAATGGGATCGGATCGAAGCGGCGCTGGAGAACGCCGAATTCCAGGATTCGCTCGGCGCCCTTCCCCTGCTCGACCTCGATGGCGGGGAAGAGGAAGAAGACGACCAGGAAGACGAGGATGACGGGGAAGGGGAGTGA
- a CDS encoding site-2 protease family protein: protein MELFGNILDWALALFLFGTLLFIHELGHFVMCRLTKVKVEEFGFGFPPRLLKLFAWQGTDFTLNWIPFGAFVRPAGEDDPSVEGGLAAARKRVRVLVLIGGVLMNALAAVLAYTVSFKIAYPDSVVIESVVPDTPSALAGFLPGDVVLSIDQNRIQRSVEVTDYIYAHRGEPVRIRVLRDGDEMEIAVVPRLEADTPENQGPTGILLLQLYTDDHSWLEAFAEGAVTIKNQVLLILQLPSMILRGQFNAATDRPVGPLGILDVTEQIVGAARETNRWVMILHWIGLINLALAIGNILPIPAFDGGRLVFVLLEAVRGKRVDPEKERMVHGYSLLVLILLMAFITYLDLFFPVMPR, encoded by the coding sequence ATGGAACTCTTCGGAAATATTCTGGATTGGGCGCTGGCCCTGTTTCTGTTCGGGACTCTCCTCTTCATCCACGAACTGGGCCATTTTGTGATGTGCCGCCTGACGAAGGTCAAGGTGGAGGAGTTCGGATTCGGGTTTCCCCCGCGATTGCTCAAGCTGTTCGCTTGGCAGGGGACCGACTTCACGTTGAATTGGATCCCTTTCGGCGCGTTCGTCCGGCCGGCAGGGGAAGACGACCCGAGCGTCGAAGGCGGATTGGCCGCCGCCCGCAAGCGGGTGCGCGTGCTGGTGCTCATCGGCGGGGTGCTGATGAACGCGCTGGCGGCCGTGCTGGCCTACACGGTTTCCTTTAAGATCGCCTACCCCGATTCCGTCGTCATCGAATCCGTCGTGCCGGATACCCCCTCGGCCCTGGCCGGTTTCCTCCCCGGGGATGTTGTCCTCTCCATCGACCAAAACCGCATCCAGCGCAGCGTGGAAGTGACGGATTACATCTACGCCCACCGGGGAGAGCCGGTGCGGATCCGGGTGTTGCGGGATGGGGACGAAATGGAGATCGCGGTCGTTCCGCGCCTGGAGGCGGACACGCCCGAGAACCAAGGCCCGACGGGGATCTTGCTGCTCCAGCTTTACACCGACGACCACAGTTGGCTCGAAGCCTTCGCCGAAGGGGCGGTGACGATCAAGAACCAAGTTCTGCTCATCCTCCAGCTTCCGTCGATGATCCTGCGCGGCCAGTTCAACGCCGCCACCGACCGGCCGGTGGGGCCGCTCGGCATCCTCGACGTGACCGAGCAGATCGTCGGCGCGGCCCGCGAAACCAACCGCTGGGTGATGATCCTCCACTGGATCGGGCTGATCAACTTGGCGCTGGCGATCGGCAACATCCTGCCGATCCCGGCCTTCGACGGCGGCCGGCTGGTGTTCGTCCTGCTGGAGGCGGTCCGCGGCAAGCGGGTCGATCCGGAAAAGGAGCGGATGGTCCACGGCTATTCGCTGTTGGTCCTCATCCTCCTGATGGCGTTCATCACCTACCTGGACCTGTTCTTCCCGGTGATGCCCCGCTGA
- the mvaD gene encoding diphosphomevalonate decarboxylase has translation MVHYSMMCYATAVAHPNIAFIKYWGNRDDALRLPAGGSISMNLAGIETRTSVAFDPLIAEDEFILDRKPQSGIALDRVSDHLALLRARAGMTWKARVSSANNFPLGAGIASSASGFAALTAAAAAALGLRLSERELTVLARRGSGSASRSIPGGFVEWRAADADEESYAESIAPPEHWALVDLIAVLDPAPKKVGSAEGNRLARTSPLQAERVADSPRRLEICRRAIRMRDFPALAEISEEDTGRMIEVMRTSVPALDYQTPATADLMQSVRRWRAEGLPAAYSVDAGPNVHCLCPEESSAEVECRLREHPAVRQILRARPGRGARVISS, from the coding sequence ATGGTACACTATTCCATGATGTGTTACGCAACCGCCGTCGCTCATCCCAACATCGCCTTCATCAAATACTGGGGCAACCGCGACGACGCCCTGCGCCTGCCCGCCGGCGGCTCAATCTCGATGAACCTCGCCGGCATCGAGACGCGCACCTCCGTCGCCTTCGATCCGCTAATCGCCGAGGACGAATTCATCCTGGATCGGAAGCCGCAATCCGGGATCGCGCTCGACCGCGTGTCGGATCATCTCGCTCTGCTGCGCGCCAGGGCGGGGATGACCTGGAAGGCGCGCGTCAGCAGTGCTAACAATTTCCCCCTCGGAGCCGGGATCGCCTCCTCGGCCTCCGGATTCGCCGCCCTGACCGCCGCGGCGGCGGCCGCCTTGGGTTTAAGGCTCTCTGAACGGGAGCTTACCGTCCTGGCTCGGCGCGGATCCGGATCAGCCAGCCGATCCATCCCCGGCGGCTTTGTCGAATGGCGTGCGGCGGACGCCGACGAAGAATCGTACGCGGAAAGCATCGCCCCGCCGGAACACTGGGCGCTCGTCGATCTGATCGCCGTCCTCGATCCCGCCCCCAAGAAGGTCGGTTCGGCCGAGGGCAACCGCTTGGCGCGGACCAGCCCCCTGCAGGCGGAGCGCGTGGCGGATTCCCCGCGGCGCCTGGAGATCTGCCGCCGGGCGATCCGAATGCGTGACTTCCCCGCCCTGGCGGAGATTTCCGAGGAAGACACCGGACGGATGATTGAAGTGATGCGGACTTCCGTGCCTGCCCTGGATTATCAAACCCCGGCCACCGCGGACCTGATGCAGTCAGTTCGGCGTTGGCGCGCGGAGGGCCTGCCCGCGGCCTATTCGGTCGACGCCGGCCCGAACGTGCATTGCCTCTGCCCGGAGGAATCCTCGGCCGAGGTGGAATGCCGTCTGCGGGAGCATCCGGCCGTGCGGCAAATCCTGCGGGCCCGCCCGGGACGGGGCGCGAGGGTGATTTCCAGTTGA
- a CDS encoding ABC transporter ATP-binding protein, with product MEKLLEVKELTKQYFQGNLIARIKLVAADHVSFHIKPAEIFTLAGESGCGKTTTAKVILGFEEATSGTILHDGKPQKRKEKVWRTQGIQAIFQDPFCTFNPLRTVDSYFHETVRNYRLAKTKKAAVEWIDAKLRLVGLTYQEFAGKYPSEFSGGQLQRISIARALVTDPKLIIADEPVSMVDASLRMSIVNLFKKLKDELGVSILYITHDLATAYYIGERIAIMFRGNIVEMGTVEQVLMNPKHPYSKLLRDSIPQADPKKRWSSPVKLTELEQEEYLRKGCKFAGRCPDATDKCKSVVPRDVYFDGVLVKCHKYADESQN from the coding sequence ATGGAAAAGCTGCTTGAGGTCAAAGAATTAACCAAACAGTACTTCCAAGGCAACCTGATCGCCCGGATCAAACTGGTCGCCGCGGATCATGTCAGCTTCCACATCAAACCGGCGGAGATTTTCACCCTGGCCGGCGAAAGCGGCTGCGGCAAAACCACCACGGCCAAAGTCATCCTCGGATTTGAGGAGGCCACCTCCGGGACGATCCTGCACGACGGAAAACCGCAAAAAAGGAAGGAGAAGGTCTGGAGAACCCAGGGGATCCAGGCGATCTTCCAGGATCCCTTCTGCACCTTCAACCCGCTGCGGACGGTGGATTCCTACTTCCACGAAACCGTCCGCAACTACCGGCTGGCAAAAACCAAGAAGGCCGCGGTGGAGTGGATCGACGCCAAACTGCGCCTGGTGGGCTTGACCTACCAGGAATTCGCCGGTAAATACCCGAGCGAGTTTTCCGGCGGACAGCTCCAGAGGATTTCGATCGCCCGCGCGCTGGTGACGGACCCGAAACTGATCATCGCCGACGAGCCGGTGTCGATGGTCGACGCCTCCCTGCGGATGTCGATCGTCAACCTGTTCAAGAAGCTCAAGGACGAATTGGGGGTGAGCATCCTCTACATCACCCACGACCTGGCGACGGCCTACTACATCGGCGAGCGCATCGCCATCATGTTCCGCGGAAACATCGTGGAAATGGGGACGGTGGAGCAGGTCCTGATGAACCCCAAGCATCCCTATTCGAAGCTTTTGCGCGATTCCATCCCCCAGGCGGACCCCAAAAAGCGCTGGTCATCGCCGGTAAAACTTACCGAATTGGAGCAGGAAGAGTACCTGCGCAAGGGCTGCAAATTCGCGGGCCGCTGTCCGGACGCGACGGATAAATGCAAGAGCGTGGTGCCGCGCGACGTGTATTTTGACGGCGTACTCGTAAAATGCCATAAGTATGCCGACGAATCGCAAAACTAG
- a CDS encoding ABC transporter ATP-binding protein, whose translation MADTHPAILRTDQLKTYYVLDMLGKQKIVKAVNGVDLNITENEIYGIAGESGCGKTTLLKALFTDIIPPLRLIGGKVYYRVDGKGEIDATALSQEEKRKLRLVYISNIPQGSMSVLNPVLRIRETYKDFIASHFVSEVRVPIRKPMNESFESYLADQFSGQSHEDIFEQARKQIIEFGLPKNVLDVYPHQLSGGMRQRVTIALAALMKPRIMIGDEPTTALDVVVQRGVIQMLKDIQKRLKNTIVVVTHDMGVQANLADRIGIMYAGKIVEESTSERIFAKPQHPYTQFLIDSLPKLGDKSIRSSVPGSPPSLADLPDGCPFHPRCPKVMDVCRRTMPGFSYPSENHKVACWLFGEGEHGKAA comes from the coding sequence ATGGCAGATACCCATCCCGCAATCCTGCGCACCGACCAGCTCAAGACGTACTACGTCCTGGACATGCTCGGCAAGCAGAAGATCGTCAAAGCCGTGAACGGCGTGGACTTAAACATTACGGAAAACGAAATCTACGGCATCGCGGGGGAAAGCGGCTGCGGAAAAACCACGCTGTTGAAGGCGCTGTTCACCGACATCATCCCGCCCCTGCGCCTGATCGGCGGCAAGGTCTATTACCGGGTCGACGGAAAGGGGGAAATCGACGCCACGGCGCTGAGCCAGGAGGAAAAGCGCAAACTGCGATTGGTGTACATCTCCAACATCCCCCAGGGCTCGATGAGCGTCCTCAACCCGGTGTTGAGGATCCGGGAGACCTATAAGGATTTCATCGCCAGCCACTTTGTGTCGGAAGTCCGCGTGCCCATCCGCAAGCCGATGAACGAATCGTTCGAGAGTTACCTCGCCGATCAGTTCAGCGGGCAGAGCCACGAAGACATTTTCGAACAGGCCCGCAAACAGATCATCGAGTTCGGCCTGCCCAAAAACGTCCTCGACGTCTATCCTCACCAGCTTTCGGGCGGCATGCGCCAGCGCGTGACGATCGCCCTGGCGGCGCTGATGAAGCCGCGGATCATGATCGGCGACGAACCCACCACGGCGCTGGACGTGGTCGTCCAGCGCGGCGTGATCCAGATGCTGAAAGATATCCAGAAAAGACTAAAGAACACAATCGTCGTCGTGACCCACGACATGGGCGTGCAGGCCAACCTCGCCGACCGGATCGGAATCATGTACGCCGGAAAGATCGTGGAAGAATCGACTTCGGAGCGGATCTTCGCCAAGCCGCAGCATCCGTATACGCAATTCCTGATCGATTCCCTCCCCAAACTCGGCGACAAATCCATCCGCAGCAGCGTGCCCGGAAGCCCGCCTTCCCTGGCGGACCTGCCGGACGGCTGCCCCTTCCACCCGCGCTGCCCGAAGGTGATGGATGTCTGCCGCCGGACGATGCCGGGCTTTTCGTATCCGAGTGAAAACCACAAGGTGGCTTGCTGGCTATTTGGAGAAGGTGAGCATGGAAAAGCTGCTTGA